Proteins encoded by one window of Camelus bactrianus isolate YW-2024 breed Bactrian camel chromosome 9, ASM4877302v1, whole genome shotgun sequence:
- the TMED5 gene encoding transmembrane emp24 domain-containing protein 5 isoform X1, whose protein sequence is MGGEIWLPFPVVLLGALLLPGAAGFTPSLDSDFTFTLPAGQKECFYQPMPLKASLEIEYQVLDGAGLDIDFHLASPEGRTLVFEQRRSDGVHTIETEVGDYMFCFDNTFSTISEKVIFFELILDNMGEQEQEQEDWKKYITGTDMLDMKLEDILESINSIKSRLSKSGHIQTLLRAFEARDRNIQESNFDRVNFWSMVNLVVMVVVSAIQVYMLKSLFEDKRKSRT, encoded by the exons ATGGGCGGCGAGATCTGGCTGCCCTTCCCGGTAGTGCTCTTGGGTGCTCTGCTGCTGCCGGGGGCGGCCGGCTTCACGCCCTCCTTAGACAGCGACTTCACGTTTACCCTTCCGGCGGGCCAGAAGGAGTGCTTCTACCAGCCCATGCCCCTGAAGGCCTCGCTGGAGATCGAGTACCAA GTTTTAGATGGAGCAGGATTAGATATTGATTTCCATCTTGCCTCTCCAGAAGGAAGAACCCTAGTTTTTGAACAAAGAAGATCAGATGGAGTTCACAC GATAGAGACAGAAGTTGGTGACTACATGTTTTGCTTTGATAATACATTCAGTACCATTTCTGAGAAGGTGATTTTCTTTGAATTAATCCTGGATAACATGGGAGAACAGGAGCAAGAACAAGAGGACTGGAAGAAATACATTACTGGCACAGATATGTTGGATATGAAACTGGAAGACATTCTG GAATCCATCAACAGTATCAAGTCCAGACTAAGCAAAAGTGGTCATATCCAGACTCTGCTTAGAGCATTTGAAGCTCGTGATCGAAACATACAAGAAAGCAACTTTGATAGAGTCAATTTCTGGTCTATGGTTAATTTAGTAGTAATGGTGGTGGTGTCAGCCATTCAGGTTTATATGCTGAAGAGTCTGTTTGAAGATAAGAGGAAAAGTAGAACTTAA
- the TMED5 gene encoding transmembrane emp24 domain-containing protein 5 isoform X2 — protein sequence MGGEIWLPFPVVLLGALLLPGAAGFTPSLDSDFTFTLPAGQKECFYQPMPLKASLEIEYQVLDGAGLDIDFHLASPEGRTLVFEQRRSDGVHTIETEVGDYMFCFDNTFSTISEKVIFFELILDNMGEQEQEQEDWKKYITGTDMLDMKLEDILDPAIKIVFLEDVQLRMPLGIHQQYQVQTKQKWSYPDSA from the exons ATGGGCGGCGAGATCTGGCTGCCCTTCCCGGTAGTGCTCTTGGGTGCTCTGCTGCTGCCGGGGGCGGCCGGCTTCACGCCCTCCTTAGACAGCGACTTCACGTTTACCCTTCCGGCGGGCCAGAAGGAGTGCTTCTACCAGCCCATGCCCCTGAAGGCCTCGCTGGAGATCGAGTACCAA GTTTTAGATGGAGCAGGATTAGATATTGATTTCCATCTTGCCTCTCCAGAAGGAAGAACCCTAGTTTTTGAACAAAGAAGATCAGATGGAGTTCACAC GATAGAGACAGAAGTTGGTGACTACATGTTTTGCTTTGATAATACATTCAGTACCATTTCTGAGAAGGTGATTTTCTTTGAATTAATCCTGGATAACATGGGAGAACAGGAGCAAGAACAAGAGGACTGGAAGAAATACATTACTGGCACAGATATGTTGGATATGAAACTGGAAGACATTCTG GACCCTgctataaaaatagtttttttggAAGATGTACAACTTAGAATGCCTCTTG GAATCCATCAACAGTATCAAGTCCAGACTAAGCAAAAGTGGTCATATCCAGACTCTGCTTAG